The genomic segment GTCCTTGCCGCCTGATACAGACTCCTTATTAGAACAAGAAATGTGGTCTCATTTGGAAAACATCCCCACTCCCCCATTCGGTGAAACAAGTTCATTGCATCAGTGGTTTTACGAATCTTACACAAATTAGTAATCAACACGTTGAATGTCTCCACATTGCGTGGAACACCAGCAACATCCATATCCACCAACACCTGCTCGGCTTCTAATTGAAGCCGAAACGGGTCCTTTTTCCTACAAAGCTTACAAGCACAATCAAGAATGGCATTATAGGCTACAGTACCTATCTCAAATCCCCCACGGTACATCTCGCCGGCCAGCCTCCTGGCCTCGTCAAGCTTTCCATCAACACACCACCCCTTAATTAACACATCACATATATATTCATCAGGAAAGAACTCGTTCGCCCAAGCCTTCACCATTTTCTCCGCATAACTAGCAAAGCCATGCTCGCACAATTTAGTAACAATCAAGTTTAGAGACTCACGGTTCCGAGTATAGCCATAATCTTTCTCCATTCCGTCGAAGAAGGATACCGCTTGCGTCGGCCGGCCGGCACGGACAAGCCGGTCCACGGACGACTCGAGAGTTTTCTCCCCGGCCACGCCACGGCCGTCCACGAGGACCTCGTGGATCGCCTTGAAATCCTTCCGGCGACCGAAGTAGTCCACGAAGTGCGAGAACGTCTCGTCGGAAGGCTTGAAATCGGGCCTGGTCAGGATCCATTTGTGAAACCCTATGACTGTACGGCCGGCGTCGGGGGAGGAATTTAGGGTTTGGCGGATTAGGGACGCGCTCGGAGTGATGTGAGAGAAGTTAAGGTCTAGGCGTTGAGTGATGGAGAGAGAATCTGAATCTGAGTCCTTCACAAGCTCGGACGAGAGAGACTGGACGATCTCTGGTTCTGCATCCGCAATGGAGGCGGACGATAAGAGTctggagagggagagagagaaggatgGTGTGGGAAAGTGGTGGCGGTGGAGTGGCGGCGGCGGACAGAGAAATGGCGgtttggagagagagaggtggcTGCCAGGTCGTGGCAGTGACGGTTGAGAGGAAGAAAAGCGGCGGAGGAGGAGGACGCGCCCCAGCTGCTGCGGCGAGGGCAATGGCGTCGATGGTCTCCGCATTTTCAAAGAGAGAGGAGCGTTCACTGGTTCTGTTTCGCCATGAAAGTCATTCACCGGTAAACCCTAGACGGGGCAGTGTTATGGTGTGACGCGGCTCTTTTGTAACTAAGCTACGCTCATCTCGTAAGCCGTCCGATTACTAGAGATCTAGAGATGTGAAAGTGAAACGAAACGGGACGACCCAACACAGCCCAATAAAAACGGTGTTGGGCTGTTCTGGGTATGGGCCTTACGGCCTATGACCCAACACAATATCTAGTCTAGTCAGGTAAaagcatataaatattttttaaaattctattataattataaatgataactcttcagtaatatatatatatatatgttttcatacaaaaataacaaaagaaaatagtGCACATAGCCATCAGAAGTCTGATCTAAGTTATCTTATAGAtacaatgaagaaaataaagctTAGgctaatgaaaaataataaatgttaatattagtttttattttcatcctaaaacaatgaaaacaaaaactgaaaacttCCCACCAAACGAACAAACCGATGTCGGGTTTGAgctgtgaaaatattttttttataaaataagaatgaagttaaaagtaaaaaaaataaaaatattcccTTTAACTCTTATATATATCAAATCTTCCATTCACATGCATGTGTTGTAAACTACAGTATAAACAATGAAAGCTAGTGATTGCTTCAAACCATTCAAATTGAATGTTTGATTTGGGTCTATACATTTTTCCATTTAACATTTTTGGTTtttgacaagaaaaataatCCAACTTGAGTATCAAAATTCACTCATCTTCTTTCTAAGTCTTAATTAACAAGATTTCATGCAGCAAATGCTCTCtatggttggttggttggttgaaactcaaaattctcattttatgATGAATGTATATTAATTAGGGAAGAAATCAATCTTAAAGTCAAGAACTCTCATTGGTCCTTATAATTTTGCATTTGGCATTTTGGGCTCCCAGGagctatttcaatttttttatgattcaaaTTCAGTATCGAAGAGAAGATATGCTTTTGGGGTATTTCTTTACCTTTTAAATTATTcgtttaattttattaagtcACACCAATAAAAGATAAAGCAATCGCATGCATAATGTAACTTTTTAGAAAATGTTAACGGTATTAACATGGTCCAAGATCATGCATTAACATGTGGACGAGAAATAACTTAACTTTAGTAAGTTGACAAGGTATTCACACGAACAATAAATGAATAGTAACGGTATTAGGAATCTGATTTGGTGGGGCCCACAAAACACACCTAGTGTCAATGTTGTAGAAAAGGAATAGTAACGGTATTGGCAATCTAATGGGTAAATTCCCAAATAGTTCAAAGCCACGATAACAAATTCTTGGCATTATCTTAACCCTAATCATTCTAAGTCCAAAGGATCAAGATGCAGTTAGCTAATCCCAACTTCCCAATCCCAAGTTATCTAAGGCTCTTCCTTCATTCCTTGTGCAGTCTCTCTCTTCTTGGTTGCAGGTCAATCTTAGCTCCGACCAGAATCCCTTGCGACGTCTACATGTCATCAGGATGCTAGTGCTACACAAACAGAGAAAAGTTGCATAATTTTTCTAGTAGTGAAATTGGATCACATCAGCTCGAAATAACTAAACCCCGGTTGATGTCTTCAGAAATGTCACCCACACTTTCACATACCATTGTGTttaattagaaatgaaattagtgTATAAACTCTACTAGTGTAAGCaatttccataaaaaaaaaaaaaaaagaagctaacTGAGAAGTGTGGATAAAGAATGTTCCAAAAGAAATGCAATTATAAGCACTAATCACAGAGCATGATCTATGTATGATGATCGGCTTCCATAAAAAAGCTGCAAAGCTTCTGTAATCTTATGACagattaaattaataactattttaaTCTGGAGGATATAATGACTGTATTATATGGCTAGAACATAGGGTCATTAATTAATACGGTAACAACATGAATCTTGGCCTGAGAAAACATCATTCTATCCATATGGAAACGGAACAAAGCACACACATGAAGGCTTCTTACCATCATGAACTGAAGATCAAAGTTAGACATTTCGCAGGTTGCTTAATTATGGCCTTTTGATTATTAGGATTGCATCATGAAATAATTATTGAAGTTTTAGAGAGCTAGCTAGACACTAAGGTTTCAAGAAAAGCCTCAGAATCAAATGCACAGACTAGCTATTAATTAGTTGCAGTATAACAATGGCTTGAGCCCGCATGTTCCCACAAGGGAATCGCGTGCAGCATCGCGCTTTGGCTAATCATGCTCTtgtcattatcatcatcattattactATGAATACTTGTCGCGATCATGATGACGATCACAACAGGATCAAATTTATAGAGCATAAAGTTATTTAAGCAAGTGAGATGTGGACCTGTTCATAGGGAGCAGCTTTACCATCATCTTCCAGCCAGTTTTTATTGATTTCAGTACTTGTTCTAGCAAGCTCTCATGAAAGATGCTAAGACCATTTTTTATGTGACACGTCACTCACAAATGGGCCACCAAAAGCATATATATGAACTGATCAGTACTTTGCTGCAGCCAGCAAAATCTTCGCTGCAATGATGCTTTCAAGACCAGTAGTTTTCATGATTTAAGGCTTGTGGCTGGTTTTAGCCAAAGCAGTACTATTGCTGGAGAAGCATCCAACAACGGAATATGATGATCACTCTTTAACTAGGAACACTGCTCTTGGCACAATTCTTCTTCCTCAGATGCTTTATTAAATTTTCCAATTTCAGAACCCTAGAGGGGCTATGAACTTTTGCAGATTGGCTCCTGTTTGTGATTGATTTCTTTATTGTAACTTGGCTGCAAATTAAAATCATAGCGCTTCCTCATGCCCAGAATGATTCTCATTCTCATGTGGGCTGATGATGAGGCGCCTCATGAATCGACAGAATTAAACAACACTAGCTAGATGTACTGCTAGCTTAACATTGTTCTTTATGCTTTTTATTAGTATCAGATTTCTGTGGGCTTTAATTTGCCCGGGTTTcggttattaattaattttgtggtAAAAGGGAGATTGCTTTAGTTGCCAACCAAGAACTTATTCTCTCTTCTGTGTTCCATGTCGATGAATAATCTTCTGCTTTTTGGTTGCAAGCCAGATGAAAATTCAGCTTATTCAAGCTGAAGAAGATGACAAAGGGAAAAGGAATGAGGATTAATAATCATTAGGACACTGAAGGcaaaggagaagaaaacaacTGGGAAGCTGCAGAAGGAGGTGGTGGGTGGTGGTGGTTCTTCTGttcttttaaataattgtaGCAATGAAAATGATTGGATTCACATAAAGAAAGAGAATCAATGATGAGTTGCAGCTTGGAAGGCACTGATCAGTTAACAACACATACCCCCTTTCACCTATATGGTCTCTTTCTTTCTGGCACACCCCAATTGCGAGCCATATATATCCATGTCACTAGAAAGAATAAGGGATTTCCCGGCGTTTGTTTTGCCATTTATGGAATTTCCGGCGTTTGTAAAGTAGATGCTACAATTAGCAATGCCGGTGATTAATGATGCACCTCCAAAGAGTTAACACAACCCCACACATAAGGGTTGGAATATATGATTCTACTGCTAAAAGTCCTATGAGGAGGACATACTTAATTGAACTGGTTTctaaattttacaaaaacaaaagaaaaagttacAGTCGCGAATTGTTTACTGATATGGAAAAATCTATACTTAATTAGACGATAAGCAAACTAAGAAGTCAGTAAAAATTCCAGATTTCACAATAATCCATGCTCATCTTTGTTCTTGTCGACTAAATCAGTATATATTAGTCCCTTGTTGAATGATGCCACATTACATGGATAAACTTTTTGCATACTTATTAAGCTACTCATGCTAATGAACCTTCACCCTGCTCCGCGATTAATTAAATCTGTTAAAAGAAAGGTTAGGTTGTGCAAGTTTGTAGAGATTATTTTACCCTAAATAACTGGGATTTCATGTTAATAACAATTCTgctatagaaaatgaaaacaaggaAGTTGGGTAATTAAGCACAAAAATTACTAATTAGAAAAGATCACTGTATTCACTACTAATCAtcaggaaagaaaaggaaaaagaaagagaaaatcaGGCGAGAAAGCACTGCCTTCTTGCTTGCTAGTTGCAAATATATTCCACTTG from the Diospyros lotus cultivar Yz01 unplaced genomic scaffold, ASM1463336v1 superscaf1, whole genome shotgun sequence genome contains:
- the LOC127792765 gene encoding pentatricopeptide repeat-containing protein PNM1, mitochondrial; this translates as MRRPSTPLPSPQQLGRVLLLRRFSSSQPSLPRPGSHLSLSKPPFLCPPPPLHRHHFPTPSFSLSLSRLLSSASIADAEPEIVQSLSSELVKDSDSDSLSITQRLDLNFSHITPSASLIRQTLNSSPDAGRTVIGFHKWILTRPDFKPSDETFSHFVDYFGRRKDFKAIHEVLVDGRGVAGEKTLESSVDRLVRAGRPTQAVSFFDGMEKDYGYTRNRESLNLIVTKLCEHGFASYAEKMVKAWANEFFPDEYICDVLIKGWCVDGKLDEARRLAGEMYRGGFEIGTVAYNAILDCACKLCRKKDPFRLQLEAEQVLVDMDVAGVPRNVETFNVLITNLCKIRKTTDAMNLFHRMGEWGCFPNETTFLVLIRSLYQAARTGEGDEMIDRMNSAGFGEALDKKAYYEFLKILCGIERIDHAMSIFGKMKEDSCNPGIKTYDLLIGKLVAHGRVDKANALYKEAESRGVPVAPKAYKLDPRFNKKPTVLKKEKKRETLPEKMARKRRRLKQIRLSFVKKPKRMTRRAF